Proteins from a single region of Dyadobacter fanqingshengii:
- a CDS encoding DegT/DnrJ/EryC1/StrS family aminotransferase: MRDKLAINGGPKTVNKEFIWPIYDASDVNAVTEIVQSGKWGNPDCGDEVAKFEQEFADYCGSKYAITCVNGSVSLRLALIACGVKPGDEVIVPPYTFITTASSVIECNCVPIFVDIDPDTYNISPAAIEAAVTERTKAIIPVHFGGLACDMDAIMDIAKRHNFHVIEDAAHAHGAEYKGKKLGSIGDVGSFSFQSSKNLTSGEGGIVITNDDELYAMMRSLRNVGRIEGGQWYDHYNPGCNYRITQMQAVLLSQQLKRLEAQTQKRNDNGLYLNQLLSEIKGITPLSRDEAISLHCYHIYIVKYDSTAFGGLSRNDFAAMLAAEGVPSFKGYPHPLYKQPLFQNKNFMCYAIPEYVDFTQVHCPNAEQACSSDAVWILQHAMLGEKEDMEAFANAILKIQQAVS; encoded by the coding sequence ATGAGGGACAAACTGGCAATAAACGGTGGCCCGAAAACGGTCAATAAGGAATTTATATGGCCGATATACGACGCCAGCGATGTAAATGCAGTTACCGAAATCGTCCAGAGCGGAAAATGGGGGAATCCTGACTGCGGGGATGAAGTCGCGAAGTTTGAACAGGAATTTGCTGATTACTGCGGAAGCAAATATGCGATCACCTGCGTAAACGGCTCCGTTTCGCTCCGACTTGCATTGATAGCCTGTGGCGTAAAGCCAGGTGACGAGGTTATCGTTCCTCCCTATACGTTTATTACAACGGCTTCGTCTGTAATAGAATGCAATTGCGTTCCGATTTTCGTGGACATTGATCCCGACACATATAATATCAGCCCTGCGGCAATCGAGGCAGCTGTCACAGAACGTACAAAGGCAATCATTCCTGTGCATTTCGGCGGATTGGCCTGTGATATGGATGCGATTATGGACATTGCCAAAAGGCATAATTTTCATGTGATCGAGGATGCTGCACATGCGCATGGAGCAGAATATAAGGGTAAAAAATTAGGTTCTATTGGCGATGTAGGCAGTTTTAGCTTTCAATCGTCCAAAAACCTGACGTCGGGCGAGGGTGGAATTGTGATCACCAATGACGATGAATTATACGCCATGATGCGTTCGTTGCGGAATGTTGGCCGGATCGAGGGGGGGCAATGGTATGATCATTACAACCCGGGCTGCAATTACCGGATCACACAAATGCAAGCCGTGTTGCTTTCGCAGCAATTGAAAAGACTGGAAGCCCAGACGCAAAAGAGAAATGATAATGGTTTGTATTTGAATCAATTACTTTCAGAAATTAAGGGTATAACACCATTGTCGCGCGACGAAGCAATATCCCTGCATTGCTATCACATTTATATTGTTAAATACGATTCCACAGCGTTTGGCGGCCTGTCCAGAAATGATTTTGCGGCAATGCTGGCAGCTGAGGGTGTGCCGAGTTTCAAAGGTTATCCACACCCATTATACAAGCAGCCCCTTTTTCAGAATAAGAACTTCATGTGCTACGCCATCCCGGAATATGTGGATTTCACTCAGGTCCACTGCCCCAACGCCGAACAAGCATGCAGTTCCGACGCCGTCTGGATCTTGCAGCACGCAATGCTTGGTGAAAAAGAGGATATGGAAGCGTTCGCGAATGCAATCTTGAAAATTCAGCAGGCAGTTTCCTGA